The following are encoded in a window of Candidatus Woesearchaeota archaeon genomic DNA:
- a CDS encoding protein phosphatase 2C domain-containing protein yields the protein MVSYKIVSQRGLKDPTKGSEDFGIAYIDSSPALFVVADGYWGSGRAASSVAPHLFYRNLQDLTAHEHLSPENCDRLLQNCVTKTNDELRIAVPKRYTTFTAALVDDQYVYLLTLGDSVGFGHRTSGGLELLTEPDTDGYTQIKRFREDSDPFLSYCVIDNGRTGPKNFLGLPSTDFSAETHSAPQIKKVTVIPRNELAYLLLCTDGLTSRVTPLELETLCNTVDGEDILSAIMDRWEKPEEMIFYLLHELREKDIVANIFAQYGISMKGTSREIYDAIRAIPDGFAALRDACLMYDDGQGVRKPIDDTYVMLIDIRPIERKSVLLLTKELQEAHASLETAARDNGALAERISVLQTEYSTLDELHQALSAEQTRNGKKLTEELTLLSTTLAGVEEKYTVLKTTLEERNGVIQRYIADIQLREGREKDLTTKLRRQEVENAREEEKARQALLASQQEVGGYVSRIRELEMTVRGLETKLGEYQRSTDTGGSKNSSQKVGFLGKAARFGALTLGSISLAACASFFAIGYGLYEFISGEQTESSLPKEVSKEEQQKEEEKQGKNELEKKEFPLLETLQFFEKVHEEQPTAGLLSLCVTPDNRFAYLNPFDSRAYAFLPTENGPNYIQEVQCVLGLNVIQRKDTGVHLYYADALLTLNYNDPYRFVLNTNADAVSINDVLAADVSTISHCDYSKLKAVHGVKACTSETFTPFAGTLSDDQTYLFKGVWIGHNDEIIISTAITTEQVK from the coding sequence ATGGTATCGTATAAAATTGTTTCACAAAGGGGATTGAAAGATCCAACAAAAGGATCTGAAGATTTTGGCATCGCGTATATAGATTCATCTCCTGCGTTATTTGTTGTCGCTGATGGGTACTGGGGTTCAGGACGAGCAGCATCTTCCGTTGCGCCACATCTTTTTTACAGAAATCTTCAGGATCTGACTGCCCATGAGCACTTGTCTCCTGAAAATTGTGATAGGCTTCTTCAGAATTGTGTGACAAAAACAAATGATGAATTGCGCATAGCTGTCCCAAAAAGATACACAACATTTACTGCCGCTCTTGTCGATGATCAATATGTTTATCTTCTTACTTTAGGAGATAGTGTTGGCTTTGGTCATCGAACTTCTGGCGGACTTGAACTCCTTACTGAACCTGACACAGATGGGTACACACAGATAAAAAGATTTCGTGAGGATAGTGATCCTTTCCTCTCTTATTGTGTTATTGACAATGGTAGAACAGGGCCTAAAAATTTTCTTGGACTTCCAAGCACAGATTTTTCCGCTGAAACCCATTCCGCTCCTCAAATAAAAAAAGTGACTGTTATTCCACGAAATGAACTGGCATATCTTCTTCTTTGCACAGATGGTCTTACAAGCAGAGTCACTCCATTGGAACTTGAAACTCTTTGCAATACTGTTGATGGAGAGGATATTCTTTCCGCGATCATGGATCGTTGGGAAAAGCCAGAAGAGATGATATTTTATCTTCTTCATGAACTGAGGGAAAAAGATATTGTGGCAAACATTTTTGCACAATATGGAATTTCGATGAAAGGAACTTCAAGAGAAATATATGACGCTATCCGAGCAATTCCCGATGGTTTTGCAGCGCTTCGAGACGCTTGTTTGATGTATGATGATGGACAAGGTGTAAGAAAACCAATTGACGATACATACGTGATGCTGATTGATATTCGTCCAATCGAAAGAAAGAGTGTCCTTCTTCTTACAAAAGAATTACAGGAAGCACACGCTTCTCTGGAGACTGCAGCTAGAGATAATGGTGCTCTTGCTGAAAGAATTAGTGTACTTCAAACAGAATATTCTACTCTTGATGAACTGCATCAAGCGCTTTCCGCTGAACAAACAAGGAATGGAAAGAAATTGACAGAGGAACTCACTTTACTCTCGACAACGCTCGCTGGTGTTGAAGAAAAATATACTGTCCTTAAAACAACACTTGAAGAAAGGAATGGTGTCATTCAGAGGTATATTGCGGATATTCAGCTGCGTGAAGGAAGAGAAAAAGACCTTACTACAAAACTGAGAAGGCAGGAAGTAGAAAATGCCCGCGAAGAAGAAAAAGCGCGGCAAGCGCTTTTAGCCTCTCAACAAGAAGTAGGAGGTTATGTTTCAAGAATACGCGAACTTGAAATGACTGTACGTGGTTTAGAAACAAAACTTGGAGAATACCAACGCTCAACAGATACAGGAGGGAGTAAAAACAGTTCTCAAAAAGTTGGATTTTTGGGTAAAGCTGCACGTTTTGGAGCATTAACTTTAGGATCAATCTCTCTTGCAGCGTGCGCGAGTTTTTTCGCGATTGGTTATGGTCTTTATGAATTTATTTCTGGTGAGCAGACAGAGAGTTCTCTTCCAAAAGAGGTTTCCAAAGAAGAACAACAAAAAGAAGAAGAAAAGCAGGGAAAAAATGAGTTAGAGAAAAAAGAATTTCCTTTATTAGAAACTCTTCAATTTTTTGAAAAAGTACATGAAGAACAACCTACTGCTGGACTCCTCTCTCTCTGCGTTACTCCTGACAATAGGTTTGCCTATCTAAATCCTTTTGATTCCCGAGCATATGCATTTCTTCCAACAGAGAATGGCCCTAATTATATTCAAGAGGTACAATGTGTTTTGGGATTGAATGTTATTCAGCGAAAAGATACAGGCGTTCATCTTTATTACGCAGATGCGCTTCTCACGCTGAACTACAATGATCCTTATAGGTTTGTTCTTAACACAAACGCGGATGCCGTTAGTATCAATGATGTTCTTGCCGCTGATGTTTCCACTATCAGTCATTGTGATTATAGTAAACTTAAAGCAGTACATGGTGTGAAAGCATGCACATCAGAAACATTCACTCCTTTTGCAGGCACTCTTTCCGATGATCAGACTTACCTCTTTAAAGGGGTTTGGATTGGCCATAACGATGAAATCATCATTTCCACAGCAATAACAACCGAGCAGGTGAAATAA
- a CDS encoding N-acetylmuramoyl-L-alanine amidase, translating to MEKNQVTKLFDIAKLATILYVVNPFSCLSENSQDARHDDPRVTGRYSAVYGSTNATQKNDSKEKPLLYDLKEKPKVIVFSGHELNNGGATSITGVNEYEYNDCIVAQFRELESPLEYITHLATENIDLKKRPELAEQSDAQVYIEIHHDSVNKKDLDNAKTAGKDGQQVYGGFSLHISSKWFYEETRSIAIGMKDCFIETGLRQNTYHAQEDTGRMQEIDEGVYERSGLYILNTAKIPTLLVEAGSIVVPEEEVFMRKRETQETIVQCIDATLIRYFEKK from the coding sequence ATGGAAAAAAATCAAGTAACTAAACTTTTTGACATCGCGAAGCTTGCGACAATCCTTTATGTCGTTAATCCATTCTCGTGTTTATCTGAAAATTCTCAGGACGCACGTCATGATGACCCGAGAGTAACGGGAAGATATTCGGCAGTCTATGGAAGTACTAATGCAACGCAAAAGAACGACAGCAAAGAAAAACCATTACTCTATGACCTCAAAGAAAAGCCAAAAGTGATTGTATTTTCCGGTCACGAGCTGAATAATGGCGGCGCGACGAGTATTACAGGAGTAAACGAATATGAATATAATGACTGCATTGTTGCCCAGTTTAGAGAGCTAGAATCTCCTCTTGAGTATATAACGCATCTCGCGACAGAAAACATTGATCTCAAAAAGCGGCCTGAACTTGCGGAGCAATCAGACGCACAAGTATATATAGAGATCCATCATGATTCAGTGAATAAAAAAGATCTTGATAACGCAAAAACTGCAGGAAAAGACGGTCAGCAAGTGTATGGCGGTTTTTCATTGCACATAAGTTCCAAATGGTTTTATGAAGAAACAAGAAGCATTGCGATAGGAATGAAAGATTGTTTTATAGAGACAGGTCTGCGCCAGAATACATACCATGCCCAGGAAGACACAGGAAGAATGCAGGAAATTGATGAAGGAGTGTATGAGAGATCAGGACTTTACATCCTTAATACTGCGAAGATTCCAACACTTCTTGTCGAAGCAGGAAGCATTGTTGTTCCAGAAGAAGAAGTTTTTATGAGAAAAAGAGAAACACAAGAAACAATAGTTCAATGCATTGACGCGACATTGATTCGTTATTTTGAAAAGAAATGA
- a CDS encoding DUF2905 domain-containing protein, translating into MNDTAKMLIIAGIILVVVGLFWQFGSKYLPLGKLPGDISVEKENFKFYFPITTSIVISLILSVFYVVYRLIFR; encoded by the coding sequence ATGAACGACACCGCGAAAATGCTTATCATTGCTGGAATTATTCTTGTAGTGGTCGGATTATTCTGGCAATTTGGAAGCAAATATCTGCCTTTAGGAAAATTGCCTGGCGATATTTCCGTTGAGAAAGAAAACTTCAAGTTTTATTTTCCGATTACCACATCGATTGTGATTAGTTTGATTTTAAGCGTGTTTTATGTGGTGTATAGATTGATTTTTAGGTAG